AGATTTCTGTCGGAAGACCGGTATCTGTTGTTGTGCTCATTGTCCTATTTGTGTCCTGAGTGACCGAAGCCGCCGGCACCGCGCCGGCTCTCCGCGAAATCGTTGACCACTTCGAAGTCCGCCTGCACTACGGGTACGACCACCATTTGCGCGATCCGATCCCCGGGTTCAATCACAAACTGCCGGTCGCCACGATTCCAGACTGAAACGAAGACCTGCCCCTGGTAGTCGGAATCGATCAGACCGACCAGATTTCCAAGAACGATGCCGTGCTTGTGCCCCAGTCCCGAGCGTGGCAGCAGGATGGCCGCGAGGCCCGGGTCTTCAATATGGATGGCGATGCCGGTGGGGATGAGGTGGGTTTCCCCCGGATCGACATGCATGTGTTCGTCGATGCAGGCTCGCAAATCCACGCCCGCCGAGCCTTCCGTCGCCGGCTTCGGCAAGGGAAATTCCTTACCGATACGTTCGTCCAGTATCTTTAGTTGTATCTTTTGCATGTAGTCTTTCTGCGATGGTTTGAATCAGGGTTCGTGCAAGCCGCGACTTGGGTTGCTGTTCGAGATCGACGCGACCATGTCGGTCGATCAGCGATAGCGCGTTGTCGTCGCTGTCGAAGCCACGTCCGCCTCCGACAGGATTGGCCGCGATCATGTCCACGCCTTTTTGCTCCAGCTTGGCGCGGGCGTTGGTCTCGAGGTTCTCGGTTTCCGCCGCAAACCCGCAGCTAAACGGACCATCGTCCAGGGCCGCAACGCTCGCGAGTATGTCAGGGTTCCGTACCAGTTCGAGCGTCAGGCTTTCGCCGTCTTTCTTGATCTTCTGTGCGGCCGTGTTGACCGGTCGATAGTCGGCCACGGCCGCGACGCCAATGAATATGTCGACACCGGTGATGTGTTCGTGGACCGCCTTGTACATGTCCCGGGCACTGCTAACCGGAACAGTCTTCACCCGTTGTGGCGGTGTGAGCGCGGTCGGGCCCGATACCAGAATCACCCGTGCCCCTGCCTCCACCGCGGCCTCGGCAATGGCGTAGCCCATCTTGCCGGAGCTGCGGTTGGTGATGCCCCGCACCGGATCGATGGCCTCCCACGTGGGTCCCGCCGTGACGAGCACGGTTCGACCGGCAAGGGTGCCCGTTTCAAACAGCCCGGCGGTG
This Acidiferrobacteraceae bacterium DNA region includes the following protein-coding sequences:
- the dut gene encoding dUTP diphosphatase — protein: MQKIQLKILDERIGKEFPLPKPATEGSAGVDLRACIDEHMHVDPGETHLIPTGIAIHIEDPGLAAILLPRSGLGHKHGIVLGNLVGLIDSDYQGQVFVSVWNRGDRQFVIEPGDRIAQMVVVPVVQADFEVVNDFAESRRGAGGFGHSGHK
- the coaBC gene encoding bifunctional phosphopantothenoylcysteine decarboxylase/phosphopantothenate--cysteine ligase CoaBC, with the protein product MADLQNKRVLLGVTGGIAAYKSADLARRLRDAGAEVRVVMTRAASEFITPLTLQAVSGHPVYQYLLDTDAEYAMGHIDLARWADVVLVAPASANFLAKLNQGRADDLLSAVCLATAAPVAVAPAMNQQMWENPATQRNVFGLRQMAVHLFGPGTGDQACGETGPGRMLEPLELVERTAGLFETGTLAGRTVLVTAGPTWEAIDPVRGITNRSSGKMGYAIAEAAVEAGARVILVSGPTALTPPQRVKTVPVSSARDMYKAVHEHITGVDIFIGVAAVADYRPVNTAAQKIKKDGESLTLELVRNPDILASVAALDDGPFSCGFAAETENLETNARAKLEQKGVDMIAANPVGGGRGFDSDDNALSLIDRHGRVDLEQQPKSRLARTLIQTIAERLHAKDTTKDTGRTYR